In one Balaenoptera acutorostrata chromosome 5, mBalAcu1.1, whole genome shotgun sequence genomic region, the following are encoded:
- the LOC102997583 gene encoding alpha-S2-casein, whose protein sequence is MKFFLFTCLLAVALAKHEMEHVSSSEESISMSQEKHKQGKNVVLHPSKENICSTFCEVYIDFTSVETAEVPREKVKVTVEDKQHLKQLSKISQFYQKFPQYIQALYQGPTVMDPWGQVKRSAVPFIPTAIRQHLSTSEESASSSQEENPKKTVDMESTEVPTKKTTLTEEEKNHLKFLNKINQYYQKLTWPQYLKTISQYQKTMKPWNHVKTNVIPYLRYL, encoded by the exons ATGAAGTTCTTCCTTTTTACCTGCCTTTTGGCTGTTGCTCTTGCAAAGCAT gAGATGGAACATGTCTCCTCCAGTGAG gaATCTATCAGCATGTCCCAGGAA AAACATAAGCAGGGAAAGAATGTGGTCCTTCATCCCAGCAAG gagaacATTTGTTCCACATTCTGTGAGGTATATATTGATTTCACATCGGTA GAAACCGCTGAAGTTCCCAGGGAG aAAGTTAAGGTTACTGTGGAAGATAAGCAACACCTGAAACAACTG agCAAAATCAGTCAGTTTTATCAGAAGTTCCCCCAATATATCCAGGCTCTATATCAAGGTCCAACTGTTATGGACCCATGGGGTCAAGTTAAGAGAAGTGCCGTGCCCTTTATTCCCACTGCG ATCAGACAGCATCTCTCTACCAGTGAG gaatctgcCAGCTCCTCTCAGGAA gaaaatccaAAGAAGACTGTTGATATG GAATCAACGGAAGTACCCACTAAG aAAACTACATtgactgaagaagaaaagaatcaccTAAAATTTCTG AACAAAATCAACCAATATTATCAGAAATTAACCTGGCCCCAGTATCTCAAGACTATTTCTCAGTATCAGAAAACTATGAAGCCGTGGAATCACGTTAAGACAAATGTTATCCCCTATCTG aGATACCTTTAA